The proteins below are encoded in one region of Levilactobacillus namurensis:
- a CDS encoding PTS sugar transporter subunit IIB: protein MKIAAVCQSGLGSSFMIQMNIDAVLKDENVNTDDIEVTHFDTGGLNSSAADYFFLGSDLADQASDLPQERVYVLDSIIDKKELREKLNALLDKESIKHD from the coding sequence ATGAAAATTGCAGCGGTTTGTCAATCTGGTTTAGGTTCATCATTTATGATTCAAATGAATATTGACGCTGTTCTCAAAGATGAAAACGTTAACACTGATGATATCGAAGTTACCCACTTTGATACGGGTGGTTTGAACTCTAGTGCAGCGGACTACTTCTTCTTAGGCAGTGATTTGGCTGATCAGGCTTCGGATTTACCGCAAGAACGAGTTTATGTTTTAGATAGCATTATTGACAAAAAAGAACTCCGGGAAAAGCTTAACGCCTTACTTGATAAAGAAAGTATCAAGCACGATTAG
- a CDS encoding PTS sugar transporter subunit IIA: protein MLASLLTKDTIQIQNNTNFNWKEAIRQAASPLLEAGKVEESYVDSMIDVVEKNGPFINIGPHIALAHSRPEKGVNEMGMALMKVTPAINLVSDDHPITLFFVLAASDNTKHLKALQELATILQDDQRLKRLENAESVDDLVNEFKGVQE from the coding sequence ATGTTAGCAAGCCTATTAACAAAAGATACAATTCAGATTCAGAATAATACAAATTTTAATTGGAAGGAAGCGATTCGACAAGCTGCATCCCCATTGTTGGAGGCTGGTAAGGTTGAAGAGTCCTATGTTGATTCAATGATTGATGTTGTTGAGAAAAATGGTCCCTTTATTAATATTGGCCCCCATATTGCATTAGCTCATTCACGTCCTGAAAAGGGTGTAAATGAAATGGGAATGGCGCTTATGAAGGTTACACCCGCTATTAATTTAGTAAGTGATGATCATCCAATTACATTGTTTTTTGTTTTAGCCGCAAGTGACAATACGAAGCATTTAAAAGCACTTCAGGAATTGGCAACCATCTTACAAGATGATCAGCGCTTGAAGCGGTTGGAAAATGCAGAATCTGTTGATGATTTAGTCAATGAATTTAAAGGAGTGCAAGAATAA
- a CDS encoding transcription antiterminator, protein MLNISEKGKVNLIATTLLDGKKYKTVSDLQATLGISRRSVFYWLKQLNVTLQEMGLDSTQHLPRGGYFLTQPTIDELQKYIQKDAYPELSVGDRRHVLVWLLIQREDHLSLNKLANKLHVSKKTIIKDFKELGENLPLDTEIVNTSHGKELVGSELSQRRWVYQYLEQRDPIILEETGKLPLVKSIKQRIIDFQVSIGNYYSGDAAQTLILYISWLIDRLKHHKKYLHQENEFPMDDVAVGTQKLLTTYVTVNSSEIGSLRKLLLAGQLQHVNPGGTIAKQLLEITKKIARRFSSVSGVDIVTKPFLEALTTHLYSTYYRIKYNIQYHNNTLDSVRVEYSYLMNLTKYALKPFEKFMGVPVSSDELALIVVYFGGEVKRISPEWMSSKQQPDVVLVCTSGIGTSLLLFQQLVSRYPGVRFSQPISLYEFREYNLSRNRPKLVLTTTKIQEHLSVPMLAVRAIPSQTDFQRLDHTLQSLGLVGLSKETRTVHAVLDIITDYARVDDFSGLSNSLADYFEKKPETVETVRPSLMELLPLNHIQVVNRFDNWQRAVTAALAPLSEDGSIEPGYVKSIIDITDDKGPYMVVKDGVMLAHATPEDGANTLSMSLLLLKQPVDLIAQSEVRPLKIILGLAPIDRDSHVHALSQLLTLLQDKTLYTQLTQCSTPEDILNVIEKTSNQ, encoded by the coding sequence GTGTTGAATATTAGCGAAAAGGGGAAAGTTAATTTAATAGCCACTACGTTGTTGGACGGAAAAAAGTATAAAACAGTGTCTGATCTACAAGCAACATTGGGCATTTCTCGGCGAAGCGTTTTTTACTGGCTTAAGCAATTAAATGTGACGCTGCAAGAGATGGGATTAGATAGTACTCAGCATTTACCACGGGGAGGTTATTTCTTAACGCAACCGACTATTGATGAATTACAAAAGTACATACAGAAAGATGCGTATCCCGAACTGAGCGTTGGTGATCGGCGGCACGTTTTGGTTTGGCTGTTGATACAGCGTGAAGACCATTTATCTCTGAATAAATTAGCCAACAAACTACATGTTTCAAAGAAAACAATTATCAAAGATTTTAAAGAGCTGGGCGAGAATCTGCCATTAGATACTGAAATTGTTAATACGAGTCACGGCAAAGAGCTCGTAGGGAGTGAATTATCTCAGAGAAGGTGGGTTTATCAATATTTAGAACAGAGAGATCCTATTATCCTTGAGGAAACCGGTAAGCTCCCTCTAGTTAAAAGTATTAAACAACGGATTATTGATTTTCAAGTGTCGATTGGAAATTATTATAGTGGAGATGCTGCACAGACCCTTATTCTCTATATTTCCTGGTTAATTGACCGTTTAAAGCATCATAAAAAATATCTTCATCAAGAAAATGAATTTCCAATGGATGATGTGGCAGTAGGGACCCAAAAATTGTTAACTACGTACGTTACTGTTAATTCCTCAGAAATTGGTAGCTTACGAAAACTCTTATTAGCAGGACAGCTTCAACACGTCAATCCAGGAGGGACTATTGCTAAGCAATTGTTAGAAATCACTAAAAAAATTGCTCGAAGGTTTAGTTCCGTTTCTGGTGTTGATATTGTGACGAAGCCGTTTCTAGAAGCGTTAACCACGCATTTATATTCAACATATTACCGTATTAAATACAATATTCAGTATCATAATAATACCTTGGATAGCGTGAGAGTAGAATACAGTTATCTTATGAATCTCACTAAATATGCTTTAAAACCATTTGAAAAGTTTATGGGGGTACCCGTATCTAGTGATGAATTGGCATTGATTGTGGTTTATTTTGGCGGGGAAGTAAAACGAATCTCTCCGGAGTGGATGTCTTCTAAGCAACAGCCAGATGTAGTCTTAGTTTGTACCAGTGGGATAGGGACTAGTTTGCTTTTGTTTCAGCAACTAGTCTCCCGTTACCCCGGAGTACGTTTCTCTCAGCCAATTAGTTTGTACGAGTTTCGTGAATATAATTTATCACGTAATCGGCCCAAACTAGTATTAACAACTACTAAGATTCAAGAACATTTAAGTGTTCCAATGTTGGCGGTTCGGGCCATACCGAGTCAGACAGATTTTCAACGACTTGATCATACTTTACAAAGTTTAGGCCTCGTTGGCTTATCTAAAGAAACCAGGACAGTGCATGCAGTTTTGGATATAATTACAGATTATGCTCGAGTTGACGATTTTAGTGGGCTATCGAATAGCCTAGCTGATTATTTTGAAAAAAAGCCAGAAACAGTTGAAACGGTGCGCCCATCATTAATGGAATTATTACCCTTAAATCATATTCAGGTTGTCAATCGTTTTGATAATTGGCAACGAGCAGTTACCGCAGCGTTGGCCCCCCTGTCAGAAGATGGGTCAATTGAACCAGGATATGTAAAAAGTATTATTGATATTACAGATGATAAAGGACCGTATATGGTTGTTAAGGATGGCGTAATGTTAGCGCATGCTACGCCAGAGGATGGTGCTAATACGCTATCAATGTCATTGTTATTGCTTAAACAGCCGGTTGATTTAATTGCACAGTCAGAAGTGCGTCCTTTAAAAATAATTTTAGGATTGGCACCAATCGATAGAGATTCCCATGTGCATGCGTTAAGCCAATTACTAACATTACTCCAAGATAAAACCTTGTATACGCAGTTAACACAATGTTCAACGCCGGAGGATATTTTGAATGTTATTGAAAAAACGAGTAATCAATAA
- the tkt gene encoding transketolase: protein MINYETTDGQVTFDDKDELAVNTLRMLSIDAIEKAKSGHPGLCLDAAPMAYVLWNYHMNTNPSRPNWINRDRFVLSAGHGSALLYSLLHMSGYAVSLDDLKQFRQLGSLTPGHPEFGHTPGVDATTGPLGQGIGMAVGMALAEKHLAAKYNTSKYSLIDHWTYSLVGDGDLMEGISQEAINIAAKEKLNKLIVLYDSNDITLDGPLSNGSIESEKLRFQGAGWNYLRVEDGEDLDDINAAINRAKHSSQPTIIEIKTQIGYGSPQAGTNAVHGAALGADNLKKTKEFFNWTQTPFAVQQDAYAQFKQGIERRGEDAQHAWQEMYNEYQRHEPELAEHFTQEIGPKLDMSQVKLPDQKIGEAVATRVTSSALLQEISKYNPNFWGGAADLSSSNKTQLKGAGRFSPETPENDNLWFGVREFGEAAALNGITLHGGSRVFGSTFFTFSDYMKGAIRLSALQKLPVTYIFTHDTVAVGEDGPTHEPIEQLAGVRSIPNLNVIRPADAHETLGAWQTIAETTDKPTVLVLSRQGLPLLDQTKPENVLRGGYVVSPAKSQAPDGILIASGSEVQLAIDAQKALREKQYDLSVVSMPSFELFDAQSQEYKDSVLPPQVDKRISLEMDSTFGWAKYTGLNGVNMGIDTFGASGKGPEVIKHFGFTVDNVVAKYEELWKRNE, encoded by the coding sequence ATGATCAATTATGAAACAACTGATGGACAAGTTACCTTTGATGATAAAGATGAATTAGCAGTAAATACGTTGCGTATGTTGAGCATTGATGCAATTGAAAAAGCTAAGTCTGGCCATCCGGGATTGTGTCTCGATGCAGCGCCAATGGCCTATGTTCTGTGGAACTACCATATGAACACGAACCCAAGTCGTCCCAACTGGATTAACCGTGATCGCTTTGTCTTGTCTGCTGGACATGGGTCAGCATTATTGTATAGCTTACTGCACATGAGTGGCTATGCTGTAAGCTTGGACGATTTGAAACAGTTCCGTCAGTTAGGATCGTTGACGCCAGGGCATCCTGAATTTGGGCATACTCCGGGTGTTGATGCGACAACGGGCCCCCTAGGCCAAGGGATTGGAATGGCCGTAGGAATGGCTTTAGCGGAAAAGCATTTAGCTGCAAAGTACAATACTTCTAAGTATTCATTAATTGATCACTGGACTTACTCTCTTGTTGGTGATGGTGACTTGATGGAAGGTATCAGTCAAGAAGCCATTAACATTGCTGCTAAGGAAAAGCTAAACAAGCTCATTGTTTTGTACGATTCCAATGACATAACGTTGGATGGCCCGTTGAGCAATGGTTCAATCGAGAGCGAAAAATTACGCTTTCAAGGTGCTGGTTGGAATTATCTTCGGGTTGAAGATGGTGAAGATTTGGACGATATTAATGCGGCTATTAATCGGGCAAAACATTCCAGTCAACCTACGATTATTGAAATTAAAACCCAAATTGGGTATGGGTCACCACAAGCCGGGACTAATGCTGTTCATGGAGCAGCGTTGGGGGCAGATAATTTAAAGAAGACTAAGGAATTCTTTAATTGGACGCAAACACCGTTTGCAGTTCAACAAGATGCCTATGCACAATTTAAGCAAGGAATTGAGAGACGTGGTGAAGATGCTCAACACGCTTGGCAGGAAATGTATAACGAGTATCAGCGTCATGAACCTGAACTGGCTGAACACTTTACGCAAGAAATTGGTCCTAAGCTGGATATGAGTCAGGTTAAGTTACCTGATCAGAAGATTGGTGAAGCTGTTGCAACGCGGGTAACGAGTTCGGCACTGTTACAAGAAATTTCTAAGTACAACCCTAATTTCTGGGGCGGTGCAGCTGATTTATCATCCAGTAATAAGACCCAATTAAAAGGCGCAGGTCGTTTCTCTCCGGAGACACCTGAAAACGATAATTTATGGTTCGGTGTTCGTGAATTTGGTGAAGCTGCCGCATTAAATGGGATTACGTTACATGGTGGTTCTCGTGTATTTGGAAGTACATTCTTCACGTTTTCCGACTACATGAAGGGAGCTATTCGGTTATCTGCATTGCAAAAGCTCCCAGTTACTTATATCTTCACCCATGACACTGTTGCTGTAGGTGAGGATGGGCCAACCCATGAGCCGATTGAGCAGTTAGCAGGGGTGCGGTCAATTCCAAATTTGAATGTTATTCGGCCGGCGGATGCTCACGAAACGTTGGGAGCATGGCAAACGATTGCCGAGACGACTGACAAGCCAACGGTCCTTGTTTTATCCCGTCAAGGGTTACCACTTCTTGATCAGACGAAGCCGGAAAATGTTTTGCGTGGTGGTTATGTTGTTTCGCCGGCTAAGAGTCAAGCACCAGATGGTATCTTGATTGCTAGCGGATCTGAGGTCCAATTGGCTATTGATGCGCAAAAGGCTTTACGTGAAAAACAATATGATTTATCGGTTGTGTCGATGCCTAGCTTCGAGTTATTTGATGCCCAAAGTCAAGAATACAAAGATTCTGTTTTACCACCACAAGTGGATAAGCGTATCTCTTTGGAAATGGACAGCACATTTGGTTGGGCAAAATATACCGGCCTTAATGGCGTAAATATGGGAATTGATACGTTTGGAGCAAGTGGTAAAGGTCCAGAAGTCATCAAACACTTTGGCTTCACTGTAGATAATGTGGTTGCTAAGTATGAGGAACTCTGGAAGAGAAATGAATAA
- a CDS encoding PTS ascorbate transporter subunit IIC codes for MQAVINFIVSVVSTPALLVGLIACLGLALQKKPGTKTLEGTVKTFVGFLVLIGGSGILQGALAPFASMFKFALHVQGVVPSNEAVVAIALQQYGTTTALIMFVGMIVNVLLARFTNFKYIFLTGQAMLYVSCLTAVILISTGMKANFMTILLGGLFEGTLLTITPALCQPFMRKITGGDAVAMGHTGNIGYATAGLMGKWFGNVKHSTEDVKFPKGLSFLRDSTVSITLVMSIVYLALAIITGPHFIETKLSDGTNFLVYAITQAGTIAAGFYVVLAGVRMILGEIVPAFQGIATKLVPNAKPALDVPIIFPYGKNALLIGFFVSFIVGTLSMFVMIGLKTTVIIPGVVGHFFCGGAAGIYGNATGGRRGAVIGSAVNSLLISWLPLFILPVLGNLKLAASTFADTDYLVPGILLGKLGSFGQVAVISGIIAFVVIVIIWSFFLKKNHEVEATKD; via the coding sequence ATGCAAGCTGTTATTAATTTTATCGTATCAGTTGTTAGTACACCAGCGCTACTAGTTGGGTTAATTGCTTGTCTAGGCCTGGCATTACAAAAGAAGCCAGGTACTAAGACGCTGGAAGGTACGGTTAAAACCTTTGTTGGATTCTTAGTTTTAATTGGTGGTTCTGGAATTTTACAGGGCGCCTTGGCGCCATTTGCTTCAATGTTCAAGTTTGCTTTGCACGTTCAAGGGGTTGTTCCCTCCAACGAAGCCGTTGTGGCGATTGCTTTGCAGCAATATGGGACCACGACTGCTTTAATCATGTTCGTAGGGATGATTGTTAACGTCTTATTAGCCCGCTTTACGAACTTTAAGTACATTTTCTTAACGGGTCAAGCGATGTTGTACGTTTCTTGCTTAACTGCCGTCATTTTAATTTCCACTGGTATGAAGGCTAACTTCATGACTATCTTATTGGGCGGTTTGTTTGAAGGAACTTTGTTAACGATTACACCAGCCCTTTGCCAGCCATTCATGCGTAAGATTACGGGTGGCGATGCCGTTGCCATGGGGCATACCGGTAACATTGGCTACGCCACGGCTGGTTTGATGGGCAAGTGGTTTGGGAATGTTAAGCATTCTACTGAAGATGTTAAGTTCCCTAAGGGCTTGAGTTTTCTACGAGATTCAACGGTTTCCATCACGTTAGTTATGTCCATTGTTTACTTAGCATTAGCGATTATTACGGGGCCACATTTTATTGAAACAAAATTGAGTGATGGAACTAACTTCTTAGTTTACGCGATTACTCAGGCTGGGACCATTGCTGCCGGCTTCTATGTTGTCTTGGCAGGTGTTCGAATGATCTTAGGTGAAATTGTGCCAGCCTTTCAAGGAATCGCTACGAAACTGGTTCCAAATGCTAAACCAGCGTTGGATGTTCCAATCATTTTCCCTTATGGCAAGAATGCTCTGTTGATTGGTTTCTTCGTTAGTTTCATCGTCGGGACTTTAAGCATGTTCGTTATGATTGGTTTGAAGACGACCGTTATTATTCCAGGGGTTGTAGGTCACTTCTTCTGTGGTGGTGCCGCCGGAATCTATGGGAACGCTACTGGTGGTCGTCGGGGTGCTGTGATTGGATCAGCAGTCAACAGTTTGCTGATTAGCTGGTTACCACTCTTTATTCTGCCAGTCTTGGGGAACTTGAAGCTCGCTGCTTCAACGTTTGCCGATACCGACTACCTGGTACCTGGTATCTTACTTGGTAAGTTAGGTTCATTTGGACAGGTTGCTGTAATTAGCGGAATTATTGCCTTTGTTGTTATCGTTATCATTTGGTCATTCTTCTTAAAGAAGAATCATGAGGTTGAAGCTACGAAGGACTAA
- the ptsP gene encoding phosphoenolpyruvate--protein phosphotransferase, with the protein MSERITGIAASDGIGIAKAYRLVQPDLTFEKKTVDDTEHEITRVKRALQASSNDVQAIRDSAEKSLGKKEAEIFDAHLAILADPEMVSQITDTIKQKKINAEEALFEVTDNFAKTLQAMEDNPYMQERATDVKDVSKRVLSHLLNKPLPNPALIHEPVIVVAHDLTPSDTAQMNRKYVKGFLVDLGGRTSHSAIMSRTLEIPAVVGSEKATQVVKNDDEVILNGLDGFAVVAPDDQEQQQYAAEAQHFEQERAEWRKLRNQPSVSADGQHFEVAANIGTPNDVTAATSAGAEAVGLFRTEFLYMNSDELPTEDAQFEAYKRVLEAMKGKPVVIRTMDIGGDKHLPYLPLPEEMNPFLGYRAIRISLDRQEIFRTQLRALLRASHYGQLRIMFPMIATLDEFQSAKQIFTEEKQKLIDQGTAVADDIKLGIMVEIPATAAFADQFAKEVDFFSIGTNDLIQYTFAADRGNDRVSYLYQPYNPALLRMINRVISAAHKEGKTAAMCGEMAGDKVAVPLLMAMGLDEYSMSATSILRVRSQMKHLNVADLKKLLPEILENCKTNAEVKQLVEQKVNI; encoded by the coding sequence ATGTCAGAGAGAATTACGGGAATTGCGGCTAGCGATGGCATTGGCATTGCTAAGGCTTATCGTTTAGTGCAACCGGATTTAACTTTTGAAAAGAAGACAGTTGATGATACTGAGCATGAAATTACCCGAGTTAAGCGGGCATTACAGGCATCCTCGAATGATGTACAGGCCATTCGAGACAGTGCAGAAAAGAGTTTAGGCAAAAAGGAAGCTGAAATCTTTGATGCTCATCTGGCAATTCTGGCTGATCCGGAGATGGTTTCACAAATTACTGATACCATTAAGCAGAAAAAGATTAATGCAGAAGAAGCCTTGTTTGAAGTCACGGATAATTTTGCGAAGACATTGCAAGCAATGGAAGATAATCCTTACATGCAAGAACGGGCGACGGACGTTAAAGATGTTTCTAAGCGAGTACTTAGTCATTTGTTAAACAAACCGTTACCTAACCCTGCTTTAATTCATGAGCCGGTCATTGTAGTTGCACATGATTTGACCCCTTCTGATACAGCGCAAATGAATCGAAAATACGTTAAGGGCTTTTTAGTAGATTTGGGTGGTCGAACGAGCCATTCAGCGATTATGTCCCGGACATTGGAAATCCCAGCGGTTGTAGGTTCTGAGAAGGCAACTCAAGTTGTGAAAAATGATGATGAAGTTATTCTTAATGGATTAGACGGTTTTGCGGTTGTTGCCCCTGATGACCAAGAGCAGCAACAGTATGCCGCTGAAGCACAGCATTTTGAGCAAGAACGTGCTGAGTGGCGAAAGCTTAGGAATCAACCGAGCGTTTCGGCGGATGGTCAGCACTTTGAAGTAGCTGCCAACATTGGAACGCCGAATGATGTGACAGCGGCAACGTCAGCTGGTGCTGAAGCCGTTGGACTGTTCCGGACGGAATTCTTGTACATGAATAGTGATGAATTGCCTACGGAGGACGCTCAGTTTGAAGCCTACAAGCGGGTTCTAGAGGCCATGAAGGGGAAGCCGGTGGTTATTCGAACGATGGATATCGGTGGAGACAAACATTTGCCTTACTTACCACTACCGGAAGAAATGAATCCCTTCTTAGGGTATCGGGCTATTCGAATCTCCTTGGATCGCCAAGAGATCTTCAGAACACAGTTGCGGGCTCTACTTCGAGCATCACACTATGGGCAATTGCGAATTATGTTTCCAATGATTGCAACCCTTGATGAATTTCAATCGGCTAAGCAAATTTTTACCGAAGAAAAGCAAAAATTGATTGATCAGGGTACTGCAGTAGCAGATGATATTAAATTAGGTATTATGGTTGAAATTCCAGCAACCGCAGCTTTTGCCGACCAATTTGCTAAGGAAGTCGATTTCTTTAGCATTGGGACCAATGACCTGATTCAATATACCTTTGCTGCTGATCGTGGAAACGATCGAGTTTCATACTTATATCAACCGTACAACCCAGCATTATTGCGGATGATAAATCGCGTTATTTCTGCCGCACACAAAGAAGGAAAAACTGCTGCAATGTGTGGTGAAATGGCAGGTGATAAAGTTGCTGTTCCGTTATTAATGGCTATGGGATTGGATGAGTATTCGATGAGTGCTACTTCAATTTTACGAGTTCGTAGTCAAATGAAGCACTTGAATGTGGCTGACTTGAAGAAACTTTTGCCTGAAATCTTGGAAAATTGCAAGACGAATGCTGAAGTAAAACAATTAGTTGAGCAAAAAGTAAACATTTAG